A stretch of Bordetella petrii DNA encodes these proteins:
- a CDS encoding TonB-dependent siderophore receptor: MAIAAGAWMAPGQAGAAQAPAPAAAAQHSYDIPAGPLRTVLTRFASEAGIYLAGSIELANGKNSPGLQGNYTVAQGLARVLAGTGLQAVPDTNRRYVLKPLPPASVSELPAVTVTGQSEFATGPVMGYMAQRSATATKTDTPIVETPQSISVVTANQIRDTASNTLDQALTYSAGVRTSIYGASTRMDTAQARGVEIEDIFLDGLKDRVNFWTSTPRVEPYLMERMEVLRGPSSMLYGQGGTGGLINNVSKLPQAEAQHEIGVQVGNHDARQLQADLTGPLTEDGTWLYRLVALGRESGTQVDYGQDDRQLIAPSLTWAPSARTELTLRLKWQKDRASGDSGSTLPWEGTILPNPNGRISRHTFVGQPGYDRFDADSMQAGWSFRQELGENWTFRQSTRWTDNKTDYGAFDVYAPYLDADQRMLDRAAYFWKHHTQILATDQNLVGKFSTGSVAHQMLVGVDFLRYRDSGSGVDDYTGLDPIDVYNPIYQVGYQPPPREPIATNGIKQLGVYIQDEMRWRNWILLAGWRHDEAKNWEDGADDRNDRADSMRFGLMYEIVPGLLPYISYAESFLPQANTSYGQRLRPLRGKQWEAGVKYEPPAQDWRASAAVFELREVNRTVEVSETQVSQRGKTRNTGLELEWVGSITPRLDINASFTYLNVDKELTGVPKRQAALWSTYKFSLGNIDGFTVGAGVHYASSFVDESGDVADVPRTPSVTLLDAMLAWENRSWRVALNASNLTDKAYFSQCWSWGACAYGPGRLVTLTTSYRW; the protein is encoded by the coding sequence GTGGCCATCGCGGCCGGCGCCTGGATGGCGCCCGGCCAGGCCGGCGCGGCCCAGGCGCCGGCGCCGGCCGCCGCCGCGCAGCACAGCTATGACATCCCCGCCGGCCCCCTGCGCACGGTGCTGACGCGCTTCGCCAGCGAAGCGGGCATTTACCTGGCCGGCTCGATCGAACTTGCCAACGGCAAAAACAGCCCCGGCCTGCAGGGCAATTACACAGTCGCGCAGGGCCTGGCCCGCGTATTGGCCGGCACCGGCCTGCAAGCGGTTCCCGATACAAACCGGCGCTACGTGCTCAAGCCGCTGCCGCCGGCCAGCGTCAGCGAACTGCCGGCCGTCACCGTTACGGGCCAGTCCGAATTCGCCACCGGCCCGGTGATGGGTTACATGGCGCAGCGCAGCGCCACCGCCACGAAAACCGACACCCCCATCGTGGAAACCCCGCAGTCGATCTCGGTGGTCACCGCCAACCAGATCCGCGACACGGCTTCCAACACGCTGGACCAGGCGCTGACCTACAGCGCGGGCGTGCGCACTTCCATCTACGGGGCCAGCACGCGCATGGACACAGCCCAGGCGCGCGGCGTGGAAATCGAGGACATCTTCTTGGACGGCCTGAAAGACCGGGTGAACTTCTGGACCAGCACCCCGCGCGTCGAGCCTTACCTGATGGAACGCATGGAAGTGCTGCGCGGGCCGTCATCCATGCTGTATGGCCAGGGCGGCACGGGCGGGCTGATCAACAACGTCAGCAAGCTGCCCCAGGCCGAGGCGCAGCATGAAATCGGCGTGCAAGTGGGCAACCACGATGCGCGCCAGCTGCAGGCGGACCTGACCGGCCCGCTGACCGAAGACGGCACCTGGCTGTACCGGCTGGTGGCCCTGGGCCGCGAAAGCGGAACGCAGGTCGACTACGGCCAGGACGACCGCCAGCTGATCGCCCCGTCGCTGACCTGGGCGCCCAGCGCCAGAACTGAGCTGACCCTGCGGCTGAAATGGCAAAAAGACCGGGCCAGCGGCGATTCGGGCAGCACCCTGCCCTGGGAAGGCACCATTCTGCCCAACCCCAACGGCCGCATCTCGCGGCATACCTTCGTGGGCCAGCCGGGCTACGACCGCTTCGACGCCGACAGCATGCAGGCGGGCTGGTCGTTCCGCCAGGAGCTTGGCGAAAACTGGACGTTCCGGCAAAGCACGCGCTGGACGGACAACAAGACCGACTACGGCGCCTTCGACGTGTACGCGCCATATCTGGACGCGGATCAGCGCATGCTGGACCGTGCGGCCTATTTCTGGAAGCACCACACGCAGATCCTGGCAACCGACCAGAACCTGGTGGGCAAATTCTCGACCGGCTCAGTGGCGCACCAGATGCTGGTGGGCGTGGACTTCCTGCGCTACCGAGATTCGGGCTCGGGCGTCGACGACTACACCGGCCTGGACCCGATCGACGTCTACAACCCCATTTACCAGGTGGGCTACCAGCCCCCGCCCCGCGAGCCCATCGCAACCAACGGCATCAAGCAGCTGGGGGTCTATATCCAGGACGAAATGCGCTGGCGCAACTGGATTCTGCTGGCCGGCTGGCGGCACGACGAGGCCAAGAACTGGGAAGACGGCGCCGACGACCGCAACGACCGGGCCGATTCCATGCGCTTCGGCCTGATGTACGAGATCGTGCCCGGACTGCTGCCGTACATCAGCTACGCCGAGTCGTTCCTGCCCCAGGCCAATACCAGCTATGGCCAGCGGCTGAGGCCCCTGCGCGGCAAACAATGGGAAGCCGGCGTCAAGTATGAGCCGCCCGCGCAAGACTGGCGCGCATCGGCCGCCGTATTCGAACTGCGCGAAGTCAACCGCACGGTGGAAGTTTCCGAAACGCAGGTTTCGCAGCGCGGCAAAACCCGCAACACCGGCCTGGAACTGGAATGGGTAGGCTCCATTACTCCGCGGCTGGACATCAACGCCAGCTTCACCTACCTGAACGTCGACAAGGAACTGACCGGCGTACCCAAGCGCCAGGCCGCCCTCTGGAGCACCTATAAATTCTCGCTGGGCAACATCGACGGCTTCACCGTCGGCGCGGGCGTGCACTATGCCAGCAGCTTCGTGGACGAATCCGGCGACGTCGCCGACGTGCCCCGAACCCCTTCGGTAACCTTGCTGGACGCCATGCTGGCCTGGGAAAACCGCAGCTGGCGCGTCGCCCTCAACGCCAGCAACCTGACCGACAAGGCCTATTTCTCGCAGTGCTGGTCATGGGGCGCCTGCGCCTACGGCCCCGGCCGGCTGGTCACCCTGACAACCTCTTACCGCTGGTAG
- a CDS encoding peptidylprolyl isomerase, with protein MAQATARHILVSTEAKCNELKAAIEGGADFAQVARENSSCPSGRDGGNLGTFGPGQMVKEFDTVVFSAPVNVVQGPVKTQFGYHLVEVTDRQD; from the coding sequence ATGGCCCAAGCTACCGCACGCCACATCCTGGTTTCCACCGAAGCAAAGTGCAACGAGCTCAAGGCCGCCATCGAAGGCGGCGCCGACTTCGCCCAGGTGGCGCGTGAAAACTCCAGCTGCCCCTCGGGCCGCGACGGCGGCAACCTGGGCACGTTCGGCCCCGGCCAGATGGTCAAAGAATTCGACACCGTCGTGTTCAGCGCGCCGGTCAACGTGGTGCAAGGCCCGGTGAAAACCCAGTTCGGCTACCACCTGGTCGAAGTCACCGACCGGCAAGACTAA